From Rhizobium sp. BT03, one genomic window encodes:
- a CDS encoding LacI family DNA-binding transcriptional regulator — protein MASERPKTVTLAEVAAKAGVSKMTVSKVLREVGNISEETRQRVRQAARELGYLPNSLAGTLSSRRSRIVAVIIPSTSDIVYAEVLSGVNAILRPRGFQTFIGESQFDPSVEADVIRAMLSFQPAGLLLNGGMARSADAQALLARRNCPAVQLWDCDRQALDFSAGPSHEEAGRLVANHFLDRGLRRIAYVGAELDKDLSASRRHLSLKSSLAAAHVDLVSVTCEDRPRQAVTGRFLTEQLMRMHPEIDGIHFLNDAMALGGLSYLHQTGFPVPERISVVGFNGTSLANAVRTRLTTIDVPRMEIGEKAAQALLRMTEEEPVPDFWQARLELVQGNTTLSI, from the coding sequence GTGGCTTCAGAGCGCCCCAAGACCGTCACCTTGGCTGAAGTGGCTGCCAAGGCGGGGGTGAGCAAAATGACCGTGTCGAAGGTGCTGCGCGAGGTCGGCAACATTTCGGAGGAAACCCGGCAGAGGGTCAGGCAGGCTGCGCGTGAGCTTGGATACCTGCCCAACAGCCTCGCCGGTACATTGAGTTCACGCAGAAGCCGGATCGTGGCGGTCATCATCCCCTCGACCAGTGACATCGTCTATGCGGAAGTCCTCAGCGGGGTTAACGCCATACTCAGGCCGAGGGGGTTTCAGACATTCATCGGAGAGTCGCAATTTGATCCGTCGGTCGAGGCGGACGTGATCCGGGCAATGCTGTCCTTCCAGCCAGCCGGACTGCTGCTGAACGGCGGCATGGCAAGGAGTGCCGATGCGCAAGCGCTTCTGGCGCGGCGAAATTGCCCGGCGGTCCAGCTTTGGGATTGCGACAGGCAGGCGCTGGATTTCAGCGCCGGTCCATCACATGAGGAGGCGGGGCGCCTGGTGGCAAACCATTTCCTCGATCGCGGCCTGAGGCGTATTGCCTATGTGGGCGCCGAACTCGACAAGGACCTCAGTGCCAGCCGGCGTCATCTCTCGCTGAAATCCTCGCTTGCCGCCGCCCACGTCGATCTCGTCAGTGTGACCTGCGAAGACAGGCCGCGGCAAGCCGTCACCGGACGCTTCCTGACGGAGCAGCTCATGCGGATGCATCCTGAAATCGATGGCATTCACTTCCTCAACGACGCCATGGCGCTGGGCGGCCTCTCCTACCTGCACCAGACTGGGTTTCCGGTGCCCGAGCGGATTTCGGTGGTCGGCTTCAACGGCACGTCGCTCGCCAATGCGGTCCGAACGCGGCTCACCACGATCGATGTGCCGCGCATGGAAATCGGAGAGAAGGCCGCACAGGCGCTGTTGCGGATGACGGAGGAGGAGCCAGTGCCGGATTTCTGGCAAGCCCGGCTCGAGCTGGTACAGGGCAATACCACCCTTTCCATATAG
- a CDS encoding transporter substrate-binding domain-containing protein, translating to MKFSNSIRTALAAIGIVAAGLASAVEAHAVTLNDIISRGTVRIGVLTGAPPMGMVDEKGNPTGYDVDVANLIGGYLSLPVELVPLTPPARIPALQTGKVDFLVATLAPTGERAKTVMFTQPYSAFNMDIISGPDQKFAKLADLEGKRVAANRGSSQETALRKAAIPGLEIVVYEDDSTSAQALIAGQVDAVALPSTVGDAIIKQRPDAGLQVGFTFFQQGNSMATKLDDFELRQWLNTAIYLMKISGDLDKIATKWTGRPMPTLPTF from the coding sequence ATGAAGTTTTCAAATAGCATCCGAACCGCACTGGCTGCGATCGGGATCGTCGCGGCCGGCCTGGCGTCTGCCGTCGAGGCGCATGCCGTCACTTTGAACGACATCATCTCGCGCGGCACCGTCCGTATCGGTGTTTTGACCGGCGCGCCGCCGATGGGAATGGTCGATGAAAAGGGCAATCCCACCGGCTACGATGTCGATGTCGCCAACCTGATCGGCGGCTATCTGTCGCTGCCGGTCGAGCTTGTGCCGTTGACGCCGCCGGCCCGCATTCCGGCCTTGCAGACCGGCAAGGTCGATTTCCTCGTCGCCACCCTGGCGCCGACCGGGGAGCGCGCCAAGACGGTGATGTTCACCCAGCCCTACAGCGCCTTCAACATGGACATCATCTCCGGCCCCGACCAGAAATTTGCCAAGCTTGCCGATCTCGAAGGCAAGCGCGTCGCCGCCAACCGGGGTTCGTCGCAGGAGACAGCGCTCCGCAAGGCTGCGATTCCAGGTCTGGAAATCGTCGTTTACGAGGATGATTCCACAAGCGCGCAGGCGCTGATCGCCGGCCAGGTCGATGCCGTCGCGCTGCCCTCGACGGTCGGCGATGCGATCATCAAGCAGCGCCCGGATGCCGGCCTGCAGGTCGGCTTCACCTTCTTCCAGCAGGGAAACTCGATGGCCACCAAGCTGGACGATTTCGAACTGCGCCAATGGCTCAACACCGCTATCTACCTGATGAAGATCTCCGGCGATCTCGACAAGATTGCGACGAAGTGGACCGGCCGGCCGATGCCGACGCTGCCGACGTTCTGA
- a CDS encoding amino acid ABC transporter permease → MSYTFQFGVLAQYQEQIFSGIWLTIKLSVLSIVLGCTAGVVLASVRSVWGGVVRFLVDAYVEIIRNTPFLVQLFIVYFGLPGLGLRVGADTAALIGMTINLAAYSTEIIRAGIEAIHKSQIEAGEALGLTRFQIYRHVIIVPAVAKVYPALCSQFVLMMLASSICSAISTQELAASAAFIESQTYRSFEIYIAVTLIYLALALTLRAALALIGMWLFGRRVARRAMTALPEVQA, encoded by the coding sequence ATGTCCTACACATTTCAGTTCGGCGTGCTGGCCCAATACCAGGAGCAGATCTTCAGCGGTATCTGGCTGACGATCAAGCTGTCGGTGTTGTCGATCGTTCTCGGCTGCACTGCCGGCGTCGTGCTTGCCTCGGTACGCTCCGTTTGGGGCGGTGTGGTCCGCTTTCTCGTCGACGCCTATGTCGAGATCATCCGCAATACACCCTTCCTGGTCCAGCTGTTCATCGTCTATTTCGGCTTGCCGGGCCTCGGCCTGCGCGTCGGCGCCGATACGGCCGCGCTGATCGGCATGACAATCAACCTTGCCGCCTATTCAACCGAGATCATTCGGGCCGGCATCGAGGCAATCCACAAGTCGCAGATCGAGGCCGGCGAGGCCCTGGGGCTCACGCGGTTCCAAATCTATCGCCACGTCATCATCGTGCCGGCGGTCGCCAAGGTCTATCCGGCGCTGTGCAGCCAATTCGTGCTGATGATGCTGGCCTCCAGCATCTGCTCGGCCATCTCGACCCAGGAACTCGCCGCCTCGGCTGCCTTCATCGAATCGCAGACCTACCGCTCCTTCGAAATCTATATCGCCGTCACGCTGATCTATCTCGCCTTGGCGCTGACGCTGCGCGCTGCCCTTGCCCTGATCGGCATGTGGCTTTTCGGCCGCCGTGTCGCCCGGCGAGCGATGACGGCGCTCCCGGAGGTGCAGGCATGA
- a CDS encoding amino acid ABC transporter permease, translating to MTLTTFGADQFGFLLLSLQWTLLLTVIALIGGGLLGFAVALARTAQPKPVRIAAATYIQIIQGIPVLMILFLSYYGLSLAGLELPPLFAAGASMTIYASGYLAEIWRGCIQAVPKQQWEASESLAMTRLQQYRYVILPQAMRISLPPTVGFAVQVVKNTSIASIIGFVELARAGQLINNATFQPFRVFLVVAALYFVVCYPLSQLSRLLERRLHAGSSR from the coding sequence ATGACCCTCACGACCTTTGGTGCCGATCAGTTCGGCTTTCTTCTTCTGTCGCTGCAATGGACGCTTCTGCTGACGGTGATCGCACTGATCGGTGGCGGTCTGCTGGGCTTTGCCGTGGCACTCGCCCGCACGGCGCAGCCGAAGCCCGTGCGCATTGCGGCCGCCACCTATATCCAGATCATTCAGGGCATTCCGGTGCTGATGATCCTGTTCCTCTCCTATTACGGTCTCAGCCTCGCCGGCTTGGAACTGCCGCCCCTCTTCGCGGCAGGAGCGTCTATGACGATCTACGCCTCCGGCTATCTTGCGGAAATCTGGCGGGGCTGCATCCAAGCCGTGCCGAAGCAGCAATGGGAGGCTTCGGAATCCCTCGCCATGACCAGGTTGCAGCAATACCGCTATGTGATCCTGCCGCAGGCCATGCGCATCTCCTTGCCGCCGACGGTCGGCTTTGCCGTCCAGGTGGTGAAGAACACCTCGATCGCCTCGATCATCGGCTTCGTCGAGCTCGCCCGGGCCGGGCAGCTCATCAACAACGCGACGTTCCAGCCATTCCGCGTCTTCCTCGTGGTCGCCGCGCTTTATTTCGTCGTCTGTTACCCATTGTCCCAGCTCTCGCGCTTGCTGGAAAGGAGGCTTCATGCCGGAAGTAGTCGTTGA